TCTTATCTGGTTCGTACCTCATCATCGTCAGTATCATCCGCGCTATGTGACTGCTCACACCGAACTCGATACAACCCAGGTGTATGCCTTCATGAGTGGGATGTATCCTGCCGTCCACCGCTGCTATGTCCTCTATACCTGTGGCTCCCTCTATCGCCATACCTATGTTCGTTCCAACTTCGGGTATGACCTCTTTAAAGCCTCTTGTACGTTTCAATAGCCCTACTGCCTCTCTGAGGTTTTCCAGCACCCTGTATCTGTCTGCATCTATTCGCATCCTGCGTGCGGGATTCACAACCATATAATTGGAGATTGTATCACTGGCTATGATGCTATCATGAACGAATGCTTTAGCCTTTACCGCTGCCGCAGATAAATCGTACCCTTTCGCCAGTCCTACAGCCAGAGCAGCGGAGAAAGAACAGCCACTGCCATGCAGTACCTTGGCCTTAGACTTAGCCTTAGTCGTACCCTGCGCGGGTCCTGGTCTTAGTTCTATATACTCCAGTGTTAATTCCTTGAATCCATCACCATCGTATACTAAATCTGTTGCTCTATCCGCACCTGTTTCGCACTCGAGATGCCCGCCCGTTATGATCACTGCGGGAGCGCCCTTTTCATGTATCGCAATGGCTGCTTCTTTCATATCTGACAGTGTTTTTATCTCCAAACCTGAGATAGCCGATGCTTCCATTATATTCGGAGTTACAACCCTACACAGTGGCAACAGATGCTTCACGAGCGTATCTACTGCTGCGGAATCTATCAGTGTGCCGCCTGAACCTGCTTTCATCACAGGGTCAAGGACGAAAGGCACCGCATATTCTTTCAGCCGTGCTGCTACTGCCATTATCACCGTAGATGAAGAGAGCATCCCTGTCTTCGCATAATCCACC
This is a stretch of genomic DNA from Methanophagales archaeon. It encodes these proteins:
- the thiD gene encoding bifunctional hydroxymethylpyrimidine kinase/phosphomethylpyrimidine kinase encodes the protein MVMKRIVTIGGSDSSGGAGIQADIKTFSVLGVYGTSVITAVTAQNSKGVQDKLEIPVELVNSQIESIIGDIGVDYAKTGMLSSSTVIMAVAARLKEYAVPFVLDPVMKAGSGGTLIDSAAVDTLVKHLLPLCRVVTPNIMEASAISGLEIKTLSDMKEAAIAIHEKGAPAVIITGGHLECETGADRATDLVYDGDGFKELTLEYIELRPGPAQGTTKAKSKAKVLHGSGCSFSAALAVGLAKGYDLSAAAVKAKAFVHDSIIASDTISNYMVVNPARRMRIDADRYRVLENLREAVGLLKRTRGFKEVIPEVGTNIGMAIEGATGIEDIAAVDGRIHPTHEGIHLGCIEFGVSSHIARMILTMMRYEPDKRSAINIKYTPELVSACENAGLRLAYFERDKEPMGVETMVWGIEEALKQGSRGKSRGRAPDVIFDRGAYGKEAMIRIFDTTAVGVVKRLRRLLS